A part of Candidatus Jidaibacter acanthamoeba genomic DNA contains:
- a CDS encoding ankyrin repeat domain-containing protein, whose protein sequence is MALDLITAQNRYFIHRTEALKLEVLKNSNIRIYDIDDEITGTKNHYVIGLKDSPSLNIEEEQTLKLFLEGKTEPVVNDGYNSMIKLDSGELVIFRDTPSDIVRKVLNDTTEYPYLMSFRIVKMHHYISIQEKETGVSYEFGVAPKTYNSIFSTPYIRNDTLYNLRHFKEKKYPKNISQEHGKIFETLYSKDILDSASISINFDLTAKQVQDFEIFLRGENSKLSKEWYIHFNFYFLFSNNCSDFASKIYKKLFGNGHFGEYITSENLDFNDKGVLYTFISSRPNKVFQFPSKIMDGLSDTAFDRSCSEILNEIVLSWRGSSLSQLLDNVSNAINKTFYIENISEFLSNTFLKFGSYLGNRDVQYFLYTRVGKYKYAYDESFYGNTKLHVAAYNNDLYYLEQLPEKEFFVIDVVNQFGDSPLHIAVKKSYEFALKLLEKGANPNTLNNKGDTPLQYAISSNWDKEKKHNLVELLLEKDANPNLVDHTGDSNALVEAVKANCSVELFKLILSYCNKPVNILEDISSIGINFTDTQGKNLARIAVEKKNEQVKSFLKENYNYLFRQKTVDGQTVEEYEARMENWDRGELKYPYERIFFPFKYNQKTYDVHKKKTIKQQNPTYEPTSSYSEEENYCVKENIYENYEYIWI, encoded by the coding sequence ATGGCTCTTGATTTAATCACCGCACAAAATAGATATTTTATTCATAGGACGGAGGCTCTTAAATTAGAGGTGCTGAAAAATTCAAATATCAGAATATATGATATAGATGATGAAATAACCGGTACAAAAAATCATTATGTTATCGGGCTTAAAGATAGTCCTTCTCTAAATATAGAGGAAGAACAAACCTTAAAGCTGTTCTTAGAAGGTAAAACAGAGCCTGTCGTTAATGACGGATATAACTCAATGATTAAATTAGATTCAGGTGAATTGGTAATCTTTAGAGATACTCCTTCCGATATAGTGCGAAAAGTATTAAATGATACAACTGAATATCCTTATCTCATGAGCTTTAGAATTGTTAAAATGCATCATTATATCAGTATACAGGAAAAAGAAACCGGTGTTTCATATGAATTCGGTGTTGCCCCAAAAACATATAATAGTATTTTTAGTACACCTTATATCAGAAATGATACCCTTTATAATTTAAGACATTTTAAAGAAAAAAAGTATCCTAAAAATATATCTCAAGAACATGGAAAAATTTTTGAGACTCTTTATTCTAAAGATATTCTTGATTCTGCATCAATATCAATTAATTTTGATTTAACAGCTAAACAAGTTCAAGATTTCGAAATATTTTTAAGGGGGGAAAATAGCAAATTATCTAAAGAATGGTATATACATTTTAATTTTTATTTTCTATTTAGTAATAATTGTTCTGATTTCGCTAGTAAAATTTATAAAAAATTATTTGGCAATGGTCATTTTGGTGAATATATTACTTCTGAAAACTTGGATTTTAATGATAAAGGAGTATTGTATACATTTATTTCTTCACGTCCGAATAAAGTTTTTCAGTTTCCTTCAAAAATTATGGACGGTTTGTCTGATACAGCTTTTGATAGAAGCTGTTCGGAAATATTAAACGAGATAGTATTAAGTTGGAGAGGGAGCTCATTATCTCAACTCTTGGATAATGTATCGAATGCTATAAATAAGACTTTTTATATAGAAAATATTTCCGAGTTTTTAAGTAACACATTTTTAAAGTTTGGTAGCTATCTTGGTAACAGAGATGTCCAATATTTCCTTTATACCCGTGTCGGAAAATATAAATATGCTTATGACGAAAGCTTCTATGGTAATACTAAATTGCATGTTGCTGCATATAACAATGATTTATATTATCTTGAGCAGCTTCCGGAAAAAGAGTTCTTTGTTATTGATGTAGTTAACCAATTTGGGGATAGCCCGCTACATATTGCAGTAAAAAAAAGTTATGAGTTCGCTTTAAAATTATTGGAAAAAGGAGCTAATCCTAATACTCTGAATAACAAAGGTGATACTCCGCTGCAGTACGCTATATCTTCTAATTGGGATAAAGAAAAAAAGCATAACTTAGTCGAGCTTTTGCTCGAAAAAGATGCTAATCCTAATCTTGTTGATCACACCGGTGATTCCAACGCTTTAGTTGAAGCGGTTAAAGCTAATTGTAGCGTAGAGCTTTTTAAATTAATTTTAAGTTATTGTAATAAACCTGTTAATATATTAGAAGATATTTCCAGTATAGGAATTAACTTTACTGATACTCAAGGAAAAAATTTAGCACGCATTGCAGTTGAGAAAAAAAATGAACAAGTTAAATCATTTCTTAAGGAAAATTATAATTATTTGTTTAGACAGAAAACCGTTGATGGACAAACCGTAGAAGAGTATGAGGCAAGGATGGAGAATTGGGATAGGGGAGAACTTAAATATCCATATGAACGGATATTTTTTCCTTTTAAGTATAATCAGAAAACCTATGATGTTCACAAGAAGAAAACTATAAAGCAGCAAAACCCCACATATGAGCCTACTTCTTCTTATAGCGAAGAAGAAAACTATTGTGTCAAAGAAAATATTTACGAGAATTATGAGTATATTTGGATATAA
- a CDS encoding ankyrin repeat domain-containing protein has protein sequence MVLSELESCDLKKIFENDSFKMCRIKDAFTDKIYYYVVNLQQAPDTKNLEKIFEKFINTKEPVAKVSCNSVLKLNSKELVIFIDVSPQSIREKVLNDKTDYPYTVSFKIAKYHAYISIKEKATGISVDFGLAPKVYGKMFGESYIRNETFYDKKHFKKRKTEGFGQEDLDEIFEREAREHISDWASMEIEIDVTAEQIKKVEIFLRKISKRFYNEEYILIGKNCVDFANKIFNILFGKGSFMEYCMDDSLELQDKGVLYAFLSAYPKTAPKFIPQILNALTTLKFEKNLLELLNDGHLSINTYSDRVLLNALDSMAEKFIGKKGFKLLNDAFFNHIKCFDDSVNTKLHVAAYNSNQELFDCFSATYLSTHKNSVNCLGESPLHIAAAKSYLFTEKLLKIGANPNLPNAKGLTPLHIAVASKLDKEEKYKIVEALLNAGANPNYLDVTGYVNVLVEAVKTDDVKLFQLVLNACYNRENLRDFIFSKEYGYNFGIDFTNPDGKNLARIAVDKNKTEMIRYFKINHYKLFGQKADDGHTPKEFEQKLEDWVGGELKYPFQIENFPFKSNQESDDMEKSSFEEQYAEIIMYFSFFNNYVYFME, from the coding sequence ATGGTTTTGAGCGAGCTCGAAAGTTGTGACTTAAAGAAAATATTTGAAAATGATTCGTTTAAGATGTGTCGAATCAAAGATGCTTTTACGGATAAAATATATTATTATGTTGTAAATTTACAGCAGGCTCCGGATACAAAAAATTTAGAAAAAATTTTTGAAAAATTTATTAACACAAAAGAACCTGTAGCCAAGGTCAGTTGTAACTCCGTTTTAAAATTAAACTCTAAAGAGCTGGTTATTTTTATAGATGTTTCTCCGCAATCAATAAGAGAAAAAGTATTAAACGATAAAACGGATTATCCTTATACAGTAAGTTTTAAGATCGCTAAATATCATGCTTATATAAGTATAAAAGAAAAAGCTACTGGTATTTCCGTTGATTTCGGTTTGGCACCTAAGGTTTACGGAAAGATGTTCGGTGAATCATATATCAGAAATGAAACTTTTTATGATAAAAAACATTTTAAAAAAAGAAAAACGGAAGGATTCGGGCAGGAAGACCTGGATGAGATATTTGAGAGAGAAGCACGTGAGCACATCAGTGACTGGGCATCAATGGAAATCGAAATTGACGTTACTGCGGAACAAATCAAAAAAGTAGAAATTTTCTTACGTAAAATAAGCAAGCGATTTTATAATGAAGAATATATTTTAATCGGAAAAAATTGCGTGGATTTTGCAAATAAAATTTTTAATATCCTGTTCGGAAAGGGAAGTTTTATGGAATACTGTATGGATGACAGTTTGGAATTACAGGATAAAGGAGTGTTATATGCTTTTCTTTCGGCATACCCTAAAACTGCACCGAAGTTTATACCTCAGATACTGAATGCCTTGACTACTCTTAAATTTGAAAAAAATTTACTGGAATTATTGAACGATGGTCACTTAAGTATTAACACTTATTCGGATCGAGTTTTATTGAACGCACTAGATTCCATGGCGGAAAAATTTATTGGAAAGAAAGGATTTAAATTACTAAACGATGCTTTCTTTAATCATATAAAGTGCTTTGATGATAGTGTGAATACTAAGCTTCATGTAGCGGCATACAATAGCAATCAGGAATTATTTGACTGCTTTTCTGCAACTTACTTATCAACTCATAAAAATAGTGTCAATTGTCTGGGCGAAAGCCCGCTGCACATCGCAGCCGCCAAGAGTTATTTATTTACCGAAAAACTTTTGAAAATAGGAGCAAACCCTAATCTTCCTAATGCTAAAGGGTTAACTCCGCTTCATATTGCCGTTGCTTCCAAACTCGATAAAGAAGAAAAATATAAAATAGTTGAAGCTTTATTAAATGCGGGAGCTAATCCTAACTATCTTGATGTCACGGGTTACGTTAATGTTTTGGTTGAAGCGGTTAAGACCGATGATGTTAAATTATTTCAATTAGTTCTTAACGCGTGTTATAACAGAGAAAATTTAAGAGATTTCATATTTTCCAAAGAGTATGGATATAATTTCGGAATTGACTTTACTAATCCTGACGGAAAAAACCTTGCTCGTATTGCTGTTGATAAGAATAAAACGGAAATGATAAGATATTTTAAAATAAATCATTATAAACTTTTCGGGCAAAAAGCCGATGACGGCCATACTCCAAAGGAATTTGAGCAGAAACTGGAAGATTGGGTTGGGGGTGAATTAAAATACCCTTTTCAAATAGAAAATTTTCCATTTAAATCTAATCAAGAGTCAGATGATATGGAAAAAAGCAGTTTTGAAGAACAATATGCTGAAATAATTATGTATTTCTCTTTTTTTAATAATTATGTGTATTTTATGGAATAA